In Bubalus kerabau isolate K-KA32 ecotype Philippines breed swamp buffalo chromosome 4, PCC_UOA_SB_1v2, whole genome shotgun sequence, one DNA window encodes the following:
- the LOC129651359 gene encoding olfactory receptor 1D2 produces MDGSNHSRVSEFLLLGLSESPEHQRVLFWMFLSMYLVTVVGNVLIILAIGSDSRLHTPMYFFLANLSFTDLFFVTNTIPKMLVNLQSQNKAISYAGCLTQLYFLVSLVALDNLILATMAYDRYVAICRPLHYTTAMSPRLCISLLTLCWALSVLYGLIHTLLMTSVTFCGSRKIHYIFCEMYVLLRLACSNTQINHTVLIATGSFIFLTPFGFMVMSYVWIVRAIFQIPSASSKYKAFSTCASHLAVVSLFYGTLCMVYLKPLDTYSMQDSVATVMYAVVTPMMNPFIYSLRNKDIHGALGRFFLGKSFRG; encoded by the coding sequence ATGGATGGAAGCAACCATAGTCGAGTCTCTGAGTTCCTGCTCCTTGGGCTTTCGGAGAGTCCTGAGCATCAGAGGGTCCTGTTTTGGATGTTCCTGTCCATGTACCTGGTCACAGTGGTGGGAAATGTGCTCATCATCTTGGCCATTGGCTCTGACTCCCGCCTGCACactcccatgtacttcttcctggccAACCTCTCCTTCACTGACCTCTTCTTCGTCACCAACACAATCCCCAAGATGCTGGTGAACCTTCAGTCCCAGAACAAAGCCATCTCATACGCAGGGTGTCTGACCCAGCTCTACTTCCTGGTCTCCTTGGTGGCTCTGGACAACCTCATCCTGGCCACGATGGcatatgaccgctatgtggccatctgccgCCCTCTCCACTACACCACGGCCATGAGCCCTAGGCTCTGTATTTCACTCCTTACCCTGTGCTGGGCACTCTCTGTCCTCTACGGCCTCATTCACACCCTCCTCATGACCAGCGTGACCTTCTGTGGGTCCCGGAAGATTCACTATATCTTCTGTGAGATGTATGTCTTATTGAGACTCGCATGTTCCAACACCCAGATCAATCACACAGTGCTGATTGCCACAGGATCCTTTATCTTCCTCACCCCCTTTGGGTTCATGGTCATGTCCTATGTCTGGATTGTCAGAGCCATCTTCCAAATACCCTCAGCCTCTAGCAAGTacaaagccttctccacctgtgcctCCCATTTGGCTGTGGTTTCCCTCTTCTATGGGACCCTTTGTATGGTATATCTGAAGCCTCTCGACACCTACTCCATGCAGGACTCAGTAGCCACAGTGATGTATGCTGTGGTGACCCCCATGATGAACCCTttcatctacagcctgaggaacaagGACATACACGGGGCTCTGGGAAGATTTTTCTTAGGAAAGTCTTTCAGAGGTTGA